gttcattatttattattattaagtcttattatgcataatgtattatTATCATTTCCAGCTGGTTACTTTTCATTACTGGtgtttttttcccaaaaaaaggCGCTCTATGCAATGTGAGTCTTTTTTTTGTATCTCAGATGTTGAAGAAGTTAAGTAAACAATTGAATGGAGAGGATTGGTCTTGGAACAATTTAAATACTTTATGCTGGGCGATTGGATCAATATCTGGTTCCATGCTGGAGGAGCAGGTATGCTAGAAAAGTATATTGTCAATGTTTCTTAGGCAAGTTGTGCCTACCAATTGATCTTTGGATATTTAGTTGCATCATTATGAAAGTTCATATCTTTTCAAATAACTGCTGAGGTTCATTTTTGTTCTTCTTGTTTTTCAGGAAAATAGATTTCTTGTGATGGTTATCCGTGATTTGTTGAATCTTTGTGAAATCACCAAAGGGAAGGATAACAAAGCTGTAATAGCAAGTAACATTATGTCAGTATATTTCGCTTCACATTCTCATttaattatgtaaaatgactttttttaatttattcattttattttgtatattatcAGGTATGTAGTGGGGCAGTATCCTAGATTTCTTAGGGCTCATTGGAAGTTTCTGAAAACAGTGGTGAATAAATTATTTGAGTTTATGCATGAAACACATCCAGGAGTTCAGGTAGTCAATCTTTCTGTTTTGTTTGGATATTTTGGCTCTTcaatttatttcttaattatttctCCATGATATTGCATTGTTTGCTGGTATCATGGGTCCTGGTTCCTCTAGTGAATTTGATGTAGAATAAACTTTTTGAAGatacaatttatatctatcttTACACGAGATCTATTCTCACCCTCTTTGCAGGATATGGCATGCGATACGTTTCTAAAGATTGTTCAGAAATGCAAACGCAAGTTTGTTGTTACACAGGTATTGCCCCTTTTTGAGATGATTTAAACTCAATTAATACTCTCAAAGGGTTTAAATATGTCAGCATCTGTATATCTTCATTCGTACATTTCACTAATGTTCATgtgctttctttttgctttagAAAAAAAGTTGTTAAAAATGCTGTTTTTGGAATTTTAAAGAAATTAGAATTAGCTacaattttatgtttttaacgTGAAGATGTATTGATACCCCTCAATCAATCAGGCCACCCTTTACTTTTCTTATTGATATCCTTCTAACTCCTAATTTTGTTCTTTAATTTGAATTACTATTATACTTAGTTAAGTTAATACtttcattaaatttgatgactCTATTGACTATTAGACATTAATTGTCCTAGTTTTATTTGTGATAACATGATTAAACCCAttaaattgatgaaattatcaaTAAAGTTTGTGaaatctctaatttaattaactaaaactCACACAATTCCCATAAAAAATGTAAAGCTGAACAGGTGTCAACCAAAGAACTATAAATCGAGGGGCTATTTCATAATACTTAtgaagttgagggggtctccatacatttttatctttctgTCATATGTACATATTGGTCAACCAAAAGATGAAATAGAATGTGAACAAATTTGGAATTCTTCAGTTTGTTgactaattaaattttagactttttagTTTGAACAAACTTATAATTGGCTTTATCATCCAAagatattgtaattttttttttcttaatgagtTTCCAAGATGATGGTTTGTggctggatttttttttcattatttcgaCAAATGAGAACCAATCATGCTATTGATATCAGCATCTTTTCCTCTTACATTATTAGCTGTCTATTCAGGTTGGCGAGAATGAGCCATTCGTATCTGAACTTTTAGCCACCCTTCCAAGTACTATTGCGGATCTGGAGCCTCATCAGATTCATACATTTTATGAATCGGTATTGTGCATCTTATTGCTGCAAATTTCCAGTGATACGGCATGCTCTTTCAATAACATTTAGTTTTTCGTTTCCtttggcccttttttttttctttggcagGTCGGTCACATGATTCAAGCAGAATCTGATCCTCCTAAGAGAGATGAGTATCTGAGAAGGTTGATGGAACTTCCAAATCAGGTAACGTGTTTCTAGTATTGTTGGCATTTATCTGCTTCATTTAACTCACAGTTTTTTATTGTTATCTGGTATTATTAGCTCTTGTTGTATGTTTTGTTTAACTCTCAATTTGTTATCATTTTAAGTTACACTTTTTGCATTGTGTGTGGGTGGCTGATGATTTGACTAATTGTTTTCTTAGAATTGGGCTGAAATCATTGGACGGGCTAGTCAAAGCGTTGATGTCCTGAAGGATCAGGATGTCATACGAGCTATTCTTAATATATTGCAGGTATTTTTGCATAAACTTTATTGCAGAACTAGTAAATGGCACTTAGGATTGTACTGCTGCTtgctaaaatatttgtttagctGTCTGCTAAAAGATTATAATCGCATGTGGTTATCCATGTTTTCATTGCTTTTAATATGTTGAAAAACCTCCTTTTTTTTGTGTCCCACTTTTGTGAGAGCATATCGCTAACATTTTACATATGGAAGATTCTTGTCCTTGGAATATTTTATATCGACCGCTGTTTTTCTTTCCATATTATGTAACTTCTTGATTGCTTCCAATCTTCCAAGTTCTAGCAATTGGTTACGGAATTCTTTGATGTGTTTAAAATGAATCTTGATTGAAGATGAACCTTGATGTGTTTAAATGAACTTTGGTCTTGCTTTTAACGTTTTGCATATTAATTGGGTGTGCCTGTTGATGCTTGGCAGACAAATACCAGTGTTGCTAGTTCACTTGGACAGTTTTTTATCCCACAAATATCATTGATATTCCTGGACATGCTCACTGTATACAGGTAAGATTTTAATTCGTTTATTTTAACTTGTATTCGATTTCTCATGATGCAAAAACAATGGTATCAGTAGTGGAAAGTTGGCTGTGTACTATCACTAATTCCGTTTCTTCTCTCTCCATTCTCTTATATTTTGAGCTTATGTCTTTACACAAACAAATGCCGAAGCATGtactttgtatttttttttatgtactaATTGTATAATTTTGGTTTCATCACAGAATGTACAGTGAACTCATTTCTAACACCATAGCTGAAGGgggcccttttgcttctagaaCATCTTTTGTAAAATTGTTGAGGTAACACTACAAATCCTCgaacttcctttttcttttctttgttttatatatatatatatatatatatatatatatatatatatatatatcttttactTGGTTGTTTGTGAATTTTCTGGAGTTATTCTTGCATAGctaaatttttctttatattaataGATCTGTCAAGAGGGAGACTCTGAAACTGATTGAGACATTTGTAGAGAAGGCCGAAGGTCAATCACAGATTGGAAAACAGTTTGTTCCACCTATGATGGATCCTGTTCTTGGTGACTATGCCAGAAATTTGCCTGATGCGAGGGAATCTGAAGTCTTATCCCTCTTTGCTACTATTATAAACAAGTATATATGCCTTTTCTCCTTTCTCCCTTCTATGcagtattattttatatattgttatttgtacatttaagaaaaaattcgATTTCATTGATGCCACTGTAGTTAACTGCATTGCTAACAGACAATAGTGAAATGCACTCGACAAACAAGTAGGCAAATTTAAATGCAGTATCAGCAGCCCAAAAATTCTTCTAATTACCCGATAAGGATTGATGCAGCTGCAATAGCTGCATCTACTGTCTTGACTTTTGGATACTGTTGTCTTATTTTTGCAGAATTAAATCTgtttttcttcatcttttatAGTATTGTGGACTTAATCCTTGCAGATATAAGTCTGCAATGATGGAGGACGTGCCTCGCATATTTGAAGCTGTTTTCCAGTGCACCCTTGATGTAAGgatacataataatttttaagacACTAGATTTTCTTGTTTGCTTTGTTCTCTTATACAGCAAATTTTGTTTCATTCTGTGCAGATGATTACGAAGAATTTCGAAGACTATCCCGAACACCGTCTCAAATTCTTCTCTTTACTTCGGGCAATTGGGACCCACTGTTTTCAAGCTCTAATTCAGCTGTCTAGTCAGGTTAGTATTTAAGAGTATCCTTGACATTCTTGGTCCAGATTGTAGCTTCCTCAATACTAgtctgtttgttttttttccttttctttatttttttctttttctttactatgCAGCAATTGAAACTTGTTATGGACTCCATAAATTGGGCTTTTCGGCATACTGAGCGAAACATTGCTGAGACTGGGCTTAATCTTTTATTGGAAATGCTGAAGAACTTCCAGGTTTTTACTTCTGCTTATCCCTGTTCAACCATTACTAAATAGATATGCATCAATTCtcactatcaatagcacaattACTTTCAGATGTCGGAGTTCTGTAATCAATTTTACCGGACTTACTATTTGACAATTGAACAAGAGATTTTTGCTGTGCTAACTGACACATTCCACAAGCCAGGTTTTAAGCTACATGTTTTGGTGCTTCATCATTTGTTTTACCTGGTAAGATACAAAAGCTATTCTTTCCACCACTCTTGCTTAGTCTCTTATGGTGAATATTATAAATGCACGAGTCAATAATCAGGTCGATTCAAGTTCACTCACTGAGCCCTTGTGGGATGCTTCCACCGTACCATACCCATACCCAAATAATATGATGTTTGTTCGTGATTTCACCATAAAGCTTTTGGGATCATCATTTCCAAATATGACTGTTGCAGAGGTAGCAACTCGCGTCTAACAtcctttctaattttattttccttctcgAACTTGGGTAGGCATGATAGTTGTGTGCTTTTTCCTCTCTCCCAGATTACTCAATTTGTTGATGGGCTTTTAGAATCAAGAAATGAGCTTCCGACTTTCAAAAACCATATACGGGATTTCCTTGTGCAATCGAAAGAGTTCTCGGCACaggtattttaaattatttatctaattgtTGTACTTTTGtggtaaagaagaaaaaacattCCTGCTTTTAAGTTGTAGGCAACTAGGCGTACTGTCTTTTTTCACATACATCCACATACATTCACATACATCCATCTACTAAATACCTAAATAGCAATATAAGTGAGCATTTAAGTGTCACCGCTATGAAAGGGTGTCCATAAAATCTGTTCCCAAAATGAAGCAGTGTCAATTATATTGCATATAAATATTCCATGGTTCATAGGAAGCTGTTGAGTGCTTGGCCCTTTGTGTGTGAATGGTAGAAATAGTACCATGTTGCCATAATTTCTTGGAATTCAATATGCAGGACAACAAAGATCTATACGCCGAGGAGGCTGCCGCccagagagagagggaacgCCAAAGGATGCTCTCCATCCCGGGGCTCATCGCCCCGAGCGAGTTGCAGGATGAAATGGTGGATTCATAACATGCTAAAATGTACTCCACTACAGAAAAAGCTAATTCCGCAGGTGTCTTCCTCCTAATTTCATTGGGGTTCTtcacatcatttgcctaatttTCTACCAAAATAGGATCCgttttcatttaaaattttcctgCTGATTTTTCTATATTCaaccgagagagagaaagacgaGGAGTGTCATCTCAAGAGCTGCTCGACTGCTGGTGATACTTTCAGGCTTTGTGGTTGAAGTAGCTGCGGCTCTCGTGCAAAATTTGATTGCTGATAAGTATAGTGTGTGTTAGGTGATGTATTTGATCCAACAAACCATAGTACAGTTAGGattttactattattgttattatcatTACATGTTTAGGCTCATTCACATCAATGAAGTGATGGCGTTTGACGGAGTGACAGCATTTCCCCTTCTGCTGACTCGAGAGATTTGTGGTTTGCTGTATTGTTTACTAGAGAGGGTTTGAAAATTTACATTCTCTTACTATTTTGAGCTGTAGTTTAGCAACttggtaattttattttttttaatttttttggctgTTTTTTTTACTTGCCTGTTGGAATTCTATCTTGTTGAGGGCAAGAAAATTTCTGGAAGCAGTGTGTAAAATTGTGTCTGGGGAAACGATGTATGAATAGGAAACTACAGATTCAGACAGTGTTAGTCTAATTGAGGCTttatttttgatggatttgatGCGAGTGCAACTTCATAATGATGTTCTGATGTCTTGGTTTAGTCTAATAACTGCCACACAAATGGATACAtctatctgttttttttttatgagacaTTCGAGTCTTATAGAATTAATCTTGAGAATTGGCAATAGGTGAAATCGGTTGTTTGTGTTGATATTTCTTCGTTGGTGTGTTTATTTTTCCATTTCTCTTCTGGCAGATTGGTTGTGGAATGTCTTTGTATCTTGAATGGTTTTCAGTGTGTAGACCTGGGAATGAGGTTTTCATTGTTCTTAGTTCTAAAAAAATGAAGACCACCGTGCCTAGGCTGGAATCATAGTGAAATCCTGGAATATGGCAAGCCTTTTGTACGAACAAATACAAGCTTTACAACATCACAATTTTCACGACTCAGGCATTTATCGTATAAGCGAATTTTCCGCCGGAGATggttattaattttgagcaaAAAGCATCTGTAATTCTGAGGCAAAACAGAGAGTCCGTACCACCAAAAGCAGCTAAAAGATGAAGGTTGTGCTTCAAGCTACAGCATAAAGCCTATGAGGAACGATTACACAATAAGGCTTTTAAAGCTGTCTCAATCAACTTCAGGAGCTCCAACCACGCAAATCATACCCTCAGATACAATTTCGTTCCTATACAACTCAGAAAAGGCCGACTTGTCAGCTTGTTTAGTGTAGCAGTACATCTAACAATCGACAAAAGGAATCACCACAAAAGCACGTGAAGCTTTAAATCAAACacttcaaaagaaaaggaaaacacATTGACCAAGCTTGATTTTAGCTGAAGCATAAATTAAGGCCGAGACAAGTCTCCCAAAATTCATAATCATAAGTCATACTACAAATTTCGGAATGTCCcaaacttcaaaaatttcatAACCACTTAGGCAGACAGAAAACAGATCTAAGAATAAAACAAACCTCCTCTAGATTAACACAGCACAATTATAAGTCCGCTCTTACAAAAAACACGGCCATTGATAGAAGCACACCATCAAAATCACCCACGATTCCTCGACGAAGACCAAGAGGATGAGGAGGACGACGACAATCTCGACCCGCCACCACCCCCAAATGATGGGCGGCGGTCATCGCTCCGCCACCTATCGCTGGGTTGGGGAGGCCGATCATCTTGCCTGCCCCACCTATCGGGCTCGGGAGAGGACACAGCTTTTTGGGCCTCAGTCCCGGCGCGCTTGAACCTCGGGACATATCTTCCCGAACTTGCAGCGGCAGGggcagcaggagcagcagcagggGCAGCAGCGGCCGCAGCCGCAGCAGAGGCGGCTGCAGCAGCAGGGATGGGCTGCAAAGCTTGTGGCCCAGGGATGGGGTCGGCAGGACGGACCACCGGCTCAGATGCACGGCCCAGGAGAGCTTCTCTTCTAAGCCTTTCCTTCTCTTCCAGTTCAATCTCCCTCTGCCTCTGCCTCTCCGCAATGGCGTCCAACTTAGCCTTGCGTTCGgattcttccttcttcctccgTTCCTCCTCTGATACAAAGAGAAATTgtaatttaatatttgtttgATTAGGCCTCAGACGAGGTCAAAAAGGATGAGAATAAGCTGTGACTTATGAACCACAACGAGTGAATAATCTTAAGGAAAAAAATGGAAGATGTGAAAGTGAGATTAATGAAAAGGTTGGATGCAAAAGATATGAAGTGAGGTTTTTAAAGACTACCACACCAGTACCCGTTGTCATATATACTTTTTCACCAAAAGTACCCCACAAATTCATGTGTTAAAGCTTCTACTCCTGGACTACTAAGCGAAGTCAGCTAACTATATAATGCCTTCTAGCACCTTCCATTATTCACCAGAAATGAGAACTAGAATCCACCAACTACCATTTCTGGTATTAGCAAATGGAAGCAGCTTTTGATCGAAAGGATGCACCAGCGAATCAGCGATCATAtgataaaaggaaaagaacttTGCTTCCTGAAATAGCTAATGCACCCAGCAAATATAAAAATGACAAATTTCACACCATAATTCTGCACAGTAAATATCACCTTCGTGCTTCCGTCTTTCCTCCTCTTCATGCAACTTCGTTAGTCGCTCATTTTCTGACTTGATGAAGTAGAGCAATTTCCgtttcttctccctctcctgcTTTCTCATTGCAATTAATTGGTTGATCCGATCCTCCCTCTCTTTCTTAAGCCGGTTAAACTCCGCCTCGCGGCGGCTAGCAATCCCTTCTTGTAAAATATTCTGCAAAAAGAGCCCAAAGTATTCAACGGTAAGGATAGCACCAAAATTTAGAAACAAAGTAAAAGATCAAACCAATCATTCATGAAGATGTAATGATATTGCAGGAGGAAACATACCTTATGTTCCAACATTCTCGAGAGCCTGTTCTTTTCCTGCAAGTCACCTGCATGGTGCTGCCTACTAAGCTCGATCTCTCTCTACATGAAGCATTAAATAAATCAACACAAGAAACATTGAAGGAAACTATCATGGGGAATTCGCAATTGAAGAGAATATTTAGGAGCTAACCAATTGTTCTTGCTCATGAAGGATTTTCTCCTCCACCAATCGCTGTTGGAATGCATGCTCGATCAGTGGggcctcttcttctctctttgcCCGTTCTAAGTAGTCCATTGTCTTTGCAAGTTTCTGAAGTTTCTTTTCCATCTCTTGACGTTCCTTCAGTTGCTCGCTCAAAGCCAACTCCATGAGGGTTTGCTTTGTAATCTTTTCCTACAAGAAAATAAAGTTTACAAATCTTAACAAATCACGAAAGAGTTGTGGACCTCTCATTATAATGAAAGAAGAGTACTTCATTAGAACGTCATTTATTCCGTCGGACTATCAAGTGTATCAAAGGATTATATTTTGAGCTTACCCCTTCAAGGAGAGGCTTTTTCCCCTTCTTCTTAGCACGCTTTTCAGTTTCCAGAAGTAAGGCCTGAGCTTCTTGGAGTTCTCTCTCCTCTATTTCCCGACGGATCCTCTGCTCCTCCCTTCGTGAATACTCAGTAGCAAGTCTCTTCTGCTCGGCCTCCTCTGTTATCTTTTGAAGCTTCAGTCTCTTAGACTCTTCCTCCCTTtcctgaaaaaataaaatcataaaaataataaccgAGAATAAAAggttcaaaatattttgcaaCTACAGAGACAGGAGGTTGAAGTTTACAGGCCTTAGTCACACACAGTCCATCTTTCTGCCAGAACTTAGGATGTTTATTTCCTTAAATTTTTTACGCTCAGGACAAAGGTCTTAAATCTTAATGAACCCAATCATatagatttaatatatatgagaatagaaaaaaaaaaaaaggataggtAAAATGCCAATACCATTTCCAACATCTGGCGTTCATGCTCTTCCTTGCGCTTCTCAATAATGGACTTTCGTGCGAGAAGCCTCCTATGTTCCTTTTCTACTACTTCGGACAAATTGTACAAGCTCTCGCCGAGTTTTGATTGCCTCTTCACAGGCGGATAAATAAGATGCCTTGCTTTATTAAGAGAATCAGCAAGCATTGTAAGGTGACCAGAAAGCCTATCGGATTCAATGTCCTGAACACAGAAGATAGCAAAATTAGCCTGATTTGATAAAAGATAAATTGGTGTTCATATTAATGCTGGAGTAAATCGATAGTATGCACAAATGAGAAGAACACCGACATACCACGTTACCAAAAAGAACTGCGCCCTTTAGATGATCGACTTTCATAGGTACAAAGTTATATTTAACTGCATTAACTGCAATTTTCTCCAGAACTGTGAAGTCAAAGAAAGGGATCATCTTTGATAGCTTCTCAATTTTCACAGATTGAAACACCTGAGACACCTGAAAAGGTAAAAGGCAGCAAAAATGAAGATGAGAACACACAGCTTCATATTACATTAGTATAGATCTTAACATTACATTACTAATACATATAGAAACAATAtcatcaaaaatattattgaagaGAAAATAGCAGTACTAATGATGATAACACCCCAAAAaaagaggatatatatatatatatatatatatatatatatatatatatatatatataaatatatatatatatatatatatatatatatatatatatattttaacatatATTTGTTTTAATGCAGGTTTATTAACAAAATACTTTTCCGAACGAAATTCATCCAATTCATCAGGAAACATGGTTCGTATTAGCAAAAATGTTTCTTAAAGGAGAGATGTGatgaaattaaagttttaaagggcaaatatgaaaatttagaaattatggGCTATAAATATAACTAGAATATTTTGCAGGAGTTAGTATGCAAATATCTCAAAAAAGCAAAGAAGACTAGTAAAGAGGTACCCCCACCTGTTGTAGTACTCTCAAAGCGGTAAGTTTCTCCAATGCAGGGACATACTGGGAAAGTTGAACTTCTGGAACAGAAGAGGCTGATGAAAGCTTGCCCCCAAGTTTGGATATCTTAGCAAGCAATGGCTGAACTTTCGACGCAAGATCCAGTGGGTAGAATTCATTTTCTAAGAGATTGTACAGATCCTTCACTTCTTGGGAGGCACATGACATCACACCTTTAGTGATCTAAAgcgacaaaagaaaagaaaattttaaaaattctcgTCATTCTACCAATACATGCAATGACCTTGAAATATATTTATGTCTTAACATATCCTTTCGTCATGCTAAATTAGGTGAAATAAGTCACAAAGAAAGCCAGATAaatgagaagaaaaatgaaaaataattagcTTGTATGAGAACAGCAACTTAGACAGTTGGTCTATTGACAAGATGAAAACCTCAAAGCATGACAACACCAGCAAAATTTTCAGCATATGGCTTCAAGGCATTTAGCAACTATTGATGATATCAATAATATTAAGTTACAGACTCCATTACGAATTAATGCACATATCCAAATCTTACTATTTGCTAATTTTACAgtttgacaaaattttaaatatgtataGCAAGGAACATTCGACTAAGGCCCTGCTTGGATGCATGAATACCTTGTTCAGTATATTCTCTttgatttactcaaaaaaattgTACATTTGATTGATAaggagtgtgatcaaatgtttaaaatgaaaaatcatatTCGAACTCCAAATCATTTTTCCAAAATACGATAAATCACCTCACAAATGAAATATGCTTTTCTACCAAATCATGGATAGCAAGACGTTTGAAaaagcaaaaatcaaactccttacAATCATACAAGAAAATCCTCATATGGAACAAGCTATCcttggataacttattccgaTATCCAAATAAGGCCTCAATGGCCAACTTAGCATAGACCAAATATCCATGCTGATTACCTTTTTCTGAAAAAGATTAATAATGAAAGTAATTACATAAATAGTATCAGGAAAAAAATTCCACTAGGCTGACTTCCAACAAGCTCACAAATTTTGATCTTAGAGTATAACGCaagtatttaaaacaaaaaattaaacattttgGACCATACCAAATCTGAGAGAAGTGATGACCGTGAAAGCTGCAAAATGGAGCAAAAAAAAGATGTCAGGGTAGAAGGACTTAAATCtattacttagaaaataaaataaaataaaacaacaactgAAACAAAAAAGGTACCACTTCTCTGCTCTCTCGTTTAGGTTCAAGAGAAAAGTTAATAAGGCTGGCCATTCGCAAATTACGTTCTTTCTGATTTTCAAGTTCCAGATGGGATGCACCATACTTGTGGTCAAATGGTACCACAGAAATCGCAGCTAATAAAACAGAGGATGCTATCAGCTGCAAATCCTTTTGAGATAAATTCTTGTTGTAGCTCTTTTGCAAACCGAAGAGCTTAAGCCATGCGTATGCATGATAAAGATGGCTATCTGAAACCCAGAATATCTCTGTTAGCTTTGCATAATATACGACCATCATTGATGGCTTCGGAGTTTTCTTCACCATGCTCATTAAGCCATGTATATCCTCCGCAGAACGGAAGGCTTCCTGTCAATAAGCATTGCGAAAGATTATGATACGAACAAACAGACAAGTGGCTTTTAATGCACATCATCTGAAAGTACAGTTTCTAGAAAAGCGTTGTAATCTGATAAGTCACCCAATTTACATGGACAAGTTTGTTTTGTACTCAAAAAAGCTTTTCAAATAGTACTTTTTTTCCACTATAATAGTACATAGGTGAGAAATTTAGTTGCTGAAGATGTAcgtgtaaattaaaatttcacatgtatataatatgtaatttttttaaagtgcCTTTATGAAACATCCAACATCCCAGCCATTCCAAAATTTGCAGCAAACAGACCTGCCATAGCTCAAGATCTGTCGCAATTTTGAGTTGCTCTACTCTTGTATCCAAGTAAAACTGCAAGCTCTCAGGCGCTGTCAGATCAGGACGGTCTCTTTGATCACGGTGTTTGTTTAAATTAGCAAGATGGTTCCTCATTATTTCACATAGTCTGCGAAATTCAGTAGTTCGCTTGTACTGTTTACAAAATTGGAAAGCCCGATGTGCAGTCATCTGCGCGTCAAAAGTTGAAACAAAAAATGGATATAAGATAGCAGCCATATTAGATTTCTTGTGCACTAAAAAAGTTAAGATTGAAAGTATAAAAGTTTAACTAAGAACCAAAGTAACGGAAATAGATACTGGCTGAACATAGATACTGGCCAAATAACAGACTAAAGAAAAGAATTGCAAGATGATAGAATCCAC
This window of the Ananas comosus cultivar F153 linkage group 19, ASM154086v1, whole genome shotgun sequence genome carries:
- the LOC109724917 gene encoding protein EXPORTIN 1A-like yields the protein MAEKLRDLSQPIDVALLDATVAAFYGTGSKEERSAADQILRELQNNPDMWLQVVHILQNSQNLNSKFFALQVLESVIKYKWNALPVEQRDGIKNYISDVIVQLSSNEVSFRRERLYVNKLNVILVQVLKHEWPARWQSFIPDLVSAAKSSETICENCMVILKLLSEEVFDFSRGEMTQQKIKELKQSLNSEFQLIHELCLYVLSASQRTELIRATLATLHAFLSWIPLGYIFESPLLETLLKFFPVASYRNLTLQCLTEVAALQFGEFYDMQYVKMYTIFMMQLQTILPPGTNIPEAYANGSTEEQAFFQNLALFFTSFYKSHMRVLESTPENRAALLLGLEYLIGISYIEDTEVFKVCLDYWNIMVLELFEAHQQMEPAATAAMMGLQTPLISGMVDGLGSAILQRRQLYSGPLSKLRMLMICRMAKPEEVLIVEDENGNIVRETMKDNDVLVQYKIMRETLIYLSHLDLEDTEQQMLKKLSKQLNGEDWSWNNLNTLCWAIGSISGSMLEEQENRFLVMVIRDLLNLCEITKGKDNKAVIASNIMYVVGQYPRFLRAHWKFLKTVVNKLFEFMHETHPGVQDMACDTFLKIVQKCKRKFVVTQVGENEPFVSELLATLPSTIADLEPHQIHTFYESVGHMIQAESDPPKRDEYLRRLMELPNQNWAEIIGRASQSVDVLKDQDVIRAILNILQTNTSVASSLGQFFIPQISLIFLDMLTVYRMYSELISNTIAEGGPFASRTSFVKLLRSVKRETLKLIETFVEKAEGQSQIGKQFVPPMMDPVLGDYARNLPDARESEVLSLFATIINKYKSAMMEDVPRIFEAVFQCTLDMITKNFEDYPEHRLKFFSLLRAIGTHCFQALIQLSSQQLKLVMDSINWAFRHTERNIAETGLNLLLEMLKNFQMSEFCNQFYRTYYLTIEQEIFAVLTDTFHKPGFKLHVLVLHHLFYLVDSSSLTEPLWDASTVPYPYPNNMMFVRDFTIKLLGSSFPNMTVAEITQFVDGLLESRNELPTFKNHIRDFLVQSKEFSAQDNKDLYAEEAAAQRERERQRMLSIPGLIAPSELQDEMVDS
- the LOC109724919 gene encoding eukaryotic translation initiation factor 3 subunit A, with protein sequence MATFAKPENALKRAEELINVGQKQAALQALHDLITSKRYRTWQKTLERIMFKYVELCVDMRRGRFAKDGLIQYRIVCQQVNVSSLEEVIKHFMQLSTEKAEQARSQAQALEDALDVEDLEADQRPEDLMLSYVSGEKGKDRSDRELVTPWFKFLWETYRTVLEILRNNSKLEALYAMTAHRAFQFCKQYKRTTEFRRLCEIMRNHLANLNKHRDQRDRPDLTAPESLQFYLDTRVEQLKIATDLELWQEAFRSAEDIHGLMSMVKKTPKPSMMVVYYAKLTEIFWVSDSHLYHAYAWLKLFGLQKSYNKNLSQKDLQLIASSVLLAAISVVPFDHKYGASHLELENQKERNLRMASLINFSLEPKRESREVLSRSSLLSDLITKGVMSCASQEVKDLYNLLENEFYPLDLASKVQPLLAKISKLGGKLSSASSVPEVQLSQYVPALEKLTALRVLQQVSQVFQSVKIEKLSKMIPFFDFTVLEKIAVNAVKYNFVPMKVDHLKGAVLFGNVDIESDRLSGHLTMLADSLNKARHLIYPPVKRQSKLGESLYNLSEVVEKEHRRLLARKSIIEKRKEEHERQMLEMEREEESKRLKLQKITEEAEQKRLATEYSRREEQRIRREIEERELQEAQALLLETEKRAKKKGKKPLLEGEKITKQTLMELALSEQLKERQEMEKKLQKLAKTMDYLERAKREEEAPLIEHAFQQRLVEEKILHEQEQLREIELSRQHHAGDLQEKNRLSRMLEHKNILQEGIASRREAEFNRLKKEREDRINQLIAMRKQEREKKRKLLYFIKSENERLTKLHEEEERRKHEEEERRKKEESERKAKLDAIAERQRQREIELEEKERLRREALLGRASEPVVRPADPIPGPQALQPIPAAAAASAAAAAAAAPAAAPAAPAAASSGRYVPRFKRAGTEAQKAVSSPEPDRWGRQDDRPPQPSDRWRSDDRRPSFGGGGGSRLSSSSSSSWSSSRNRG